In Spirochaetota bacterium, the sequence TATATATCAGGAGGTGGTAGTATGAAAAAATGTGCTATAACTCTATTAATTATTTTTATTATGTTCAATTGTATTTATTCTGCTCAGAAAAGTTTTGTTGGTCGTGTTATTTATAAAGCAAACGATTATATAGAGGTAAAATATGGAAAAACTGAAAGGATATTTTATGTGAATGATAAAAGCATATTTACCCAGAATAAAACTAATGTAACATTTTCTAATATTGAGGTATGTCAAACAGTAAAGCTTTCATATACTATTAGTAACAATAAAATGTTTATTCTAACCTGCGACATACTTAAAGATAGCGACTGTAAATAGGGTTATTTCATCATGGAGTTTTTATTTGAGGAACATTGCATAGAATGTATATATGAAAAAGATGGTACTGTTACAAGTATAAAAACATTTAACTGTAAAAAAGAAAATTATATAAATAATACTGCTTATGTTTATTACAACCGCAATAGAAATTTCAAACTTAGCATAAAACCATTTACTCGATTATACATAAAAAAACTAATTTTGACATTCCAGACTAATTGTGCTAACGTTTCATGTTTTGTGAATGGATATCAATCATGGACCTATACAGGTGTTTTTGATGCTGTAGCAAAGAAACGAAAACCGTGGCTGAAGTTTGTCATTGCAAATCAGGAAAATGCGGCAAATCCGCCAAAAGGAAAACGTGGCTTAGTACAATCAGATATGTTCTTTCTTTGTGGCGATAGCAACTCGCAATCATCGGTGTTGTTTGGACAGCTACCTGTTAAGAAACAGTTCCAACAGTTTATATCCTTTGAATTTGACTATCGTACACAATTATTATCTATTATTTGGGACATAGACAGATATTGTGATGCTCATGAAGAATATATATTGGATCCTGTATGTATGCTCCAGGGAGATGCATGGAGGATTTTACAAACGTATGCAGAGAGTATTTCACAGGAACTATCGCCCACATTTAATAGAAATATCCGTAAAGGGTGGTGCTCATGGTATTATTACTATAATTCAATTACTAAAGATGAGATAATTGCTAATGCAAAGT encodes:
- a CDS encoding alpha-galactosidase, with product MEFLFEEHCIECIYEKDGTVTSIKTFNCKKENYINNTAYVYYNRNRNFKLSIKPFTRLYIKKLILTFQTNCANVSCFVNGYQSWTYTGVFDAVAKKRKPWLKFVIANQENAANPPKGKRGLVQSDMFFLCGDSNSQSSVLFGQLPVKKQFQQFISFEFDYRTQLLSIIWDIDRYCDAHEEYILDPVCMLQGDAWRILQTYAESISQELSPTFNRNIRKGWCSWYYYYNSITKDEIIANAKYAKEHDIPFDFIQIDDGYQTTIGEWTTVKGSFTAAMRYIADTIKDYGFTPGIWYSPFIVSKDSRIFKENKSWILNDSEGKPVIAGYNPAWGGYYFTVDVTLPAVLSWIEDTINTLLYE